Below is a genomic region from Raphanus sativus cultivar WK10039 chromosome 4, ASM80110v3, whole genome shotgun sequence.
AAAGATAGCTTTTGAAGCTCATCTTTtgatacaacaaaaaaaattgagttaGTTTTTCAATGGAAGTGGTATCAAGTAATTTGAAGGAACTGTATTGATATAGTTATGATCGCATTACTGGATGCATATCAATTATGTTGCAAAGAAGATATCACCGATCGACATCGGTTTAGTTACAACGCCAAAGCCAAGGCCGCTACGAGATGGATGTCACGGTTTCCACAGAAGCAAAAAGCTTGGTGCTTAATATATAAGATCCTTACTTAATCGATGTGTTAATGCTAAGTTAGATTCGATCTTTGTCAATTGACATTTTAGGTGATTTCATGTTTAAAAAGGTATTCAATAAATACTTGAATAACCAATCAATGAGCTTTACTTGCTTAGAAAATCGAAGTTGATGCTAGGATTCTTTAGTGGCTAATAGAACTTGTGATTCATGTATGCTTGATGGTAATCAACCAATAAAAGTTGATGTTAAGAACTTGGTTAGCATTATTGTCACATAAGTGGAATAGTTTAAATTGGTGATCATAGGCTTAAGGATTATCAATGATTGATTGTGTTAGtattaaaagttaatatttgaTCATTGTAGTAAATATCATTAACTCAAGAACTTGTCTTTCTTGCATTTTCGTCAGTTGACtttcatttgatttttgttGAATTTTCATTTTGCTTAGTTTAACTTCAAGCTTCTTTTATTTGCTTGAATTAGAGAAATTAGAAATTTTTGTATGTTCATAGTATTACAGGTCTCTAGTTACTTCTGTGAATTCGATTATAAAATGTTATGATAACATTTATTTGATTGTGGTATAATTTTGCATAGCGTGATAAATGCTTAATCATAGATCATCTCATCTGGTTATGTGGTCTTTTTCACCCTCTTGACGTGAATTTTAGAtctctatttcttttttacTGCGATAATCATGCAGCTATTTATATAAGTGTCAATCATGTGTTTCACAATATTGGAAACTGATTACTATTTTGTGTGTGATAAAATCATTCAGGATACTATGCTCAGTCTCAGCTGGGCGAGATCTCAACAAAAGCGCTTGGAAGTTGGAAGTTTGAGACATTTCTTGATAAGATGGAAATTTGTGATATGCAGGATTTAACTTGAAAGTGAGGGAGGTATATTCCATATGTTCGTGTATCTCCTAGTGTCGGTTATGTAAATATGTATcttagcattttttttttgctaaatggtaAATATCATTAATGAAAACGATGGTTTGGTTACAAACTATGTTGAGACCACAATCTGCTTAGAAGCTGATCTGATCTTAGAGgccacaaaaaaattaaaaaacccCTAAGATACACAAGATTGATTCCAAACTTCTAACAAGTATCTTAGCATTTACTTTGTTATTAAGATATATTATGTAGTTACAAACTTTTGTACATATATATTCATGTCACTGACCTAAACATCAACACAAGAAAACCTTATATGAGAACTAGCTAGTTTTCTCGACACacacattttaaaattaaaatactttCTTTCGTTAGAGAATACGGTTTTGCAAGATTCAACTACATAATTCTACGGTTTGTATATGAACATATACATACGAAGATTTCAAGAAgctaaagttcaaaaaaaaaaaaaattcaagaagcTTTCACTGAGAGAGAAGTCTGCGAACGTTTTTACAGAGCATGGAAACAAAACATATGGTCCCAAGTCAGTAATTGACTTGACTCTATATACTGACGCATTTGTACTCAAACCAAGATGGCCACGAGATACTCTATCTTTTACAATAAGTCCAAAAACAATAGTGGACCATCATGGCAACTTTCTAACACTAATCAATGTACCTTGcattattatgtattttaaaaagttattgtaagaaaaacattaaaaattaaggGTGTTTAATTCCAATtttgattcgtttttttttagtatttctgtttataaaaatgtaaagtttatttggtttatcCAATTTTATACGCAAAATcataactatattttttatattttgttaattttattttaagtgatTAGAAATCATATTTATTGAAATGTACAGATATTTTCAATACCAAAGTCTTAAATAGAATGTTttccaattttatttaattattaatagggcttctaaaataaaaataaaattgtgataatttctctaaaataaaattaagaaaaagtaATAATTATGAGTTAGCATAAAAATCTGTCAATGGaaaaatcttatattttataatttatataatcaaaacaattttttaaacttcaaaataacaaattattaaaataaaatatttagataaaaaaatcatatcaataaaataaattatgcatatatattatcaattgcattatataatttacataacTATAGTACGATGTACTATTATATTTTGAGAAAGTTTGATTTTTCACTGCTCCAAAAACAGGTATATGTAAGCCCATAAGAAACTGATGGAGCTTATCCTCTCCACGTTCCTATTGTATTTCTGCTGGTGTTTTGGGTCGTTGGTAGTCAGATAAACTCGACCAAAAACTTTTTGAGTTGTCTCTAGTATGCCTCAATCACCATACGTGTTCCTGACAGCAGTTCGCAAGTTCCGTTTTGAGACGTTGTACACGTTGTCGTTCTTCACCAGAAACAAAATTGTACATGGAGCCCCAGCTTGTGCATCACCATTTTGTGGTATGGTGGAGCGTATTGTCTACGCTATTGTGAGCTTAATCTATGGTATCACAAGCGCATTGTTTGCACAACAATCTTCATAGTCTTCCGAATACTGCTCCGGATGGGGAATGTAGTCCTACGTGAAGCCAAATTTCATTTGGGCTTGAAGAGCTCCTCGTAACAGCTGCTGAGATATAGTTCTCCTCACGTATTCAACACGTGAATTCGACTTGGATGCAGATGTAATCGCTTAACCTAAGTATATATCACGGATATACAAGTTCAGGCCCAATAGGCCCACTAAAGGAAGTTGTAGAACCTATTTGCATCAACATTCTTGGGACGAAAAATAGAAGGATCTTCAAGAGGGAATAGGTTCATAAAGACCCAAAGAAACGTAAGAGGTTAACAAAGACCCAAAGAAACAGAACAAACTGATGTATTCATGAAGATAGACATGGACATACACTTCTATAAGAGGCTTCAAGAAAGGGAAAGCCTTCTCTATCCCTTGGATGTTGGCTGAGTGACTGTACAAATGCTATTAagatcatgaagaagaagatgagaaaagaagtaTGCGATGGCGACTATGTTCATACTAATCTTAAGGTCAACATACGGCAATGCCAGATTATCATAGTAAATGTCCCATGGCTCCGACCCCCACTCGACATATGGCAATGCCAGATTATCTTGACTGTTGAGTTTGAGCACAAACCGCTGCTCCCCGCATATGTTAGATACAAAAGCTACAAACACTATGGACTTTTGTCCATGTTCTCAATCTCTTTCTCCTCAGTTATCTGAAACATCCGAAGGGAGTTTTGAGTAAATGTTGCAAAATGAGGTTTGGAGGATAAAGCAAATAGCATAGCTGAAATAAACGCGTTACTTGATTCCATCGAATTCTTCACCGGACAACCAATATAATACCATATAGTGCTGGTCCTAGATACAAGCCAATCAAGCATAGATTTTAATCGACAAAGCTATCTATCGTAACAATACTTGTGGGCCTTTCTAACGGAGTTTTATGTTTCTCCTCTGTTGCAACTCTTCAAAACTCATTTCAATATATGTGGGCTTCAGAAATAATGAGATAAACCGTTTATTCTTGGTTAGTCATGTGGCTTAGAAAAAAAACACGACATGTTCAAATTCACTTCAGGAAATTGAAAATGTAGtgctttttttaaaaaaaaaaaactaactaattGGCCATGAATCAACAATTGCTACCTTTTAAGTTTTacagtatataaaatttgacATGGTGGGCTAGTAGCCCAATTTTATTCATGTTGATTCAAATAGAAAGAAATAATACAATCTTTACAAGAGAATTcatacaaatttaatatatgatattaCATCTTTGTAAAGAAACAGGAAAAATTGTCTAGAGCATCTTTTGCAGCGCAATTTTTAGCACTGTCTTTCTTGGCTAGATGATGTCCACGTCCAACCAGATGTTCCTCAATAAAGACAAGAACCCTTTTGTCAACTTCCCAAGTACTGTCGTCGAACCTCAATTTCAAGTTCTTCTTCTGACACATTTCATGGAGTTCTGTCATTGGATGGTTCTCCAGTTTATCTAAAGATATTATCGGCTCCAACAATGGCATTACCACCTTATGtatgtttaaaatatcaaaCACAAATTCATCAATTAGTAGATAGTAATAATTACTCTAATTAAAGAATACTTATGAAAAGATATCACGCATATATAAAGTTACCTTCCACACGGTCTCGAAGGAGTCACAGTCGGTGTATAGAGCTCCAATGGTAGACTCTACTATGTCTGCTAGAGATTTAGGGACTTTCAATAGACCACGCGAATGTAATGGATATTTTTCCATTGCTTTTGTAAATTCCAAAATCTGCATGTATTATTAGTCTTTTTTGACATGATATCCTTTCTTATGATACTATTTACATGTTTAAACACATTAACATTGAGCAAAAAAAAGGGTTCACATGCAGTTTGGAAATTCAAATGGATTCTAGCCTAGAATCCAGAACAAGGAACCAGATAGTTTGGCCAAAGAACAATTCCTGTCCAATTATGATGTCCTCTTTCACTTTTATGTTTCTAGATGCATTATACTAATTCTCCATGAAGAACATAATAAAATGATGCGCGTTTAAAAGAATCACAAGCTATGGATGAAATTGAATAATGGATTGCGTTATTCATGATTTTAGACCAGAAGTCAActcataataatatattatacttttttatttttcatagaaAGTTTGAGTTTTACACTTTTCACACCGATTAAAAATAACTGAAATCTTATTAATTATACTTAAATaatcaataatatttgaaataaataaaattatttataaaattaatgtattttataattatataagtaATTGTAAATtgtactaaaattttaaaataacattctttatataacaataaaaaatgtCAACTTTGACATTTGTTTGTGAAAGtagttttgaaaaagaaaatcattacTGATAAATTGACAAGTTGTACATGGAGTCATGGACGCCATGGAGGACTATATTGTCGTGACTAGGACATAATTGACGTGGATTTACTATTTATCCCTAATCATTCAATCAACCAATAGTAATTTAGCATGATCAGAAGgtaataaatgaaatttaaagAGCAAATAGGAAAAACTAACGATGACTATAGGGTTTTAAGAAAGAAACTTACTTGGTCCTCAAGCAAGGGTTTTTTATGACGGAGACAGCGATGGAGGTTGTGTTTTACGGCGACTCGAGCAAGTTTCTCTGTATCAACGTTGACCGCTCGGAGATTGGTCAACAAACCTGGAGAACAATCACCGTAtcgattatataaatatttggttataACCATATTTAAGACTGTGTCTCCTAAGAACTCAAGGCGTTCATACGAAACACAGTTTTCATCGAAAGTAGCGTCTGTGAACGCTTGCAGCAGCAAACTCTTGTCTTTGAACTTgtagttcaagatcttctccaCGAACTCGATGTCCAAAGGCTGGTACTGTGGATTATTGGTGGAGTTTGCGGATCGTGATCCGTTGACGACGATTTTGGTGGTGCTGTCTTTAGCTCCGAGGCTCAAATTTAAGAGTTGCTGGAGGGAATCAGTGTCTGCGTTTGAGAGTTGGGTTTCCATAGGGACAAgagggagagaaagagagaaagagagaagatcGGTCTCTTTAATTCtgattttgttgtttgttttcgTTCTGGTTCTTCGTGGGTTATAAGTCTCTTTGACCCCTTTATATATTTGGTTTCCTTTTCCAATATTTTTTCTATAGTTGTTCATTCTTTTAACAACCGTTTATATAGTTGTTCATTATTCAATCTGCGAGGAAAAACGGACATCATTATTCAATTTCATGATATCTATTATAAATAGTAGTAGAttctcaattattatttttaattatttacgaTTTCTTAGAAggtgtttttaaaaccggaccggcgagcgaaccggaaaTTATTTGGGTCACGGGTCATTGTGGTTCGACCTGGTTCGACCGGAGTCGATTAgattaaactgaatttattattttataaatattatatatattttttttcaaaaaatagtcataatgtttagaaaactttcaaaaataacaaattgaaatgtgataaaaataattaaaaaaaataatagttaaaatctaaagtcaataggaaaaaaaacatttaaagtttattctccaaatctttgtccttctaaatcttcatcacctataaaaattatatacacattagttacaaaactctattttggttgtaatttgtgacaaacaaaatagtatatatgttaaaaagggagaaaaaaataattattttattaacaaaattttgatttttatacgaACCAGGGTTTTGTCGGTTCGTTGGGTCACTCGGTTCCCGGGTTTTTAGCGGTTCAACATgggtttttaaccggttcaactttAATTGGGTTTTGACATTAAACCAACCTGGATAGGTGTCCGGTTCGCGGTTGAACCCGGTCCGACCGCCGGTCCGGTCCGGGTTTAACAACACTGCTTAGAAGTAAAAAAGAATAACGTGATGATGTCGTAAAAACAATACTTTTAAGATTTTTTCATAAAGAGTATAgcgaaaataataaaatagtgcaattttatcattttaaaataaacttatttaATTGGCTACAAAAATATTGCTAAGTTTGATTTGGTAAAAGataatgaatatataatattctttctgtttcaaaaagatgcatgttctagaaaaaaattgttttaaaatatttctaatgcAATTTTTGTTAACTCATAACTAAAAATTATGaagttcaaaaacattaattgtattCTGTAAAGTCTTATtcgtttaaaaatatagaaaatataaaattacagaaaactatgtatttataattaagatttaatatattttattaaaaagtatgaaattttttgaatatatattattttgaaaaggaAGGATTACTTGATAGATCCAACTTGAAacataaagaacaaaaaataggAAACACGATAAAACAGTCttataaattaatgaatttttgtTAAACAATAATATTCCATTCTAAATGGACCGTATTAAATatggttaaatatatatttaaaaaaaattaagttttatttgCTTACATATCCAAAACTTGTTGAGATAATTATCTTTAAATAAATTTGGGACATGTTGAACCTTGCAATATATAATgccaagaaaaagaaatatagtaTTTGCAAATTGGGTTAATTTAAAGTCCTTTTAGCAAACAAGGAATCTTTGAATAAACGTCATGCCAACAGGTTACAACTTGTACTTTGAAATGGAACCAAATAAACAAGTTGACTTTGACTTTGTAAAACTAAGTTGGCTGGCTTGTTGTGATGTCCTTTGACAAATGTCATTGAACACCACTCATTGGCTAAGAACAAAGAAATGATAATTTTCGAATGAATTTGATAAAATCGCTACTGTTTATACGATTCATCTGTTTTCTCACCAAAACAGACTTATAGATCACTTTCATTCCACAATACATTACAAATAACATTCCTCTCAAGAACTATAATCTATGGAACCATATTTCTTACAAGACATTGTTCTTTCACCTCTAAGAGCTAACAACATAAAAGAGATCAGGATCAATAAACAATTTAACAACTctacttgatcttttgaaagcaTTGTTGATAAAACAAAAAGCAAGAAAGAGTGTTCAACTACCAGAAGATTTCCCTGAGGTGGTGGTAATAGTAACCGAAGATGAAAACCTTGTGACCATCACTGCCTCGCCGCTTACGGATTTGGA
It encodes:
- the LOC108851640 gene encoding ribonuclease 3-like protein 3, giving the protein MNNYRKNIGKGNQIYKGVKETYNPRRTRTKTNNKIRIKETDLLSFSLSLPLVPMETQLSNADTDSLQQLLNLSLGAKDSTTKIVVNGSRSANSTNNPQYQPLDIEFVEKILNYKFKDKSLLLQAFTDATFDENCVSYERLEFLGDTVLNMVITKYLYNRYGDCSPGLLTNLRAVNVDTEKLARVAVKHNLHRCLRHKKPLLEDQILEFTKAMEKYPLHSRGLLKVPKSLADIVESTIGALYTDCDSFETVWKVVMPLLEPIISLDKLENHPMTELHEMCQKKNLKLRFDDSTWEVDKRVLVFIEEHLVGRGHHLAKKDSAKNCAAKDALDNFSCFFTKM